Proteins encoded in a region of the Agromyces protaetiae genome:
- a CDS encoding FadR/GntR family transcriptional regulator has translation MADLRGGNTARYRSRIGTGLYAHVVDVLGQEIIDGDIPVGTILYADQLCERLSVSRSVVREGIRTLSSMGLVEARPQVGTRVLPASSWDLLNPYVVKWRGQGPGYIDQMKQLLELRLGLEHAAAGLSAKRLPPELAEEMLTRAIEMREAYRSGDIRTFFEADETFHRIMLEGTQNAVIAQLADTIGVTLHLRGQDTRPGMVDMTAEAVESHVRLAEALVARDAERAQASALELVQLTLAEFEQTHTRIRVQ, from the coding sequence GTGGCGGACCTCAGGGGCGGCAACACCGCGCGATACCGGTCGAGAATCGGCACCGGTCTCTACGCCCATGTCGTCGACGTGCTCGGCCAGGAGATCATCGACGGGGACATCCCCGTCGGCACCATCCTCTACGCCGACCAGCTGTGCGAGCGACTGTCGGTCTCGCGGTCGGTCGTGCGCGAGGGCATCCGCACCCTCAGCTCGATGGGCCTCGTCGAGGCGCGCCCGCAGGTGGGCACGCGCGTGCTCCCGGCGAGCAGCTGGGATCTGCTCAACCCGTACGTCGTCAAATGGCGCGGCCAGGGCCCCGGCTACATCGACCAGATGAAGCAGCTGCTCGAGCTGCGCCTCGGGCTCGAGCACGCCGCCGCCGGCCTGTCGGCGAAACGGTTGCCGCCCGAGCTCGCCGAGGAGATGCTCACGCGCGCGATCGAGATGCGCGAGGCCTACCGCAGTGGTGACATCCGCACCTTCTTCGAAGCCGACGAGACCTTCCACCGGATCATGCTCGAGGGCACGCAGAACGCCGTGATCGCCCAGCTCGCCGACACGATCGGCGTCACGCTGCACCTGCGCGGCCAGGACACCCGCCCGGGGATGGTCGACATGACGGCCGAAGCGGTCGAGTCACACGTGCGCCTCGCCGAGGCACTGGTCGCGCGGGATGCCGAGCGCGCCCAGGCGTCGGCGCTCGAGCTCGTCCAGCTGACGCTCGCCGAGTTCGAGCAGACCCATACGCGGATCCGCGTGCAGTAG
- a CDS encoding orotidine 5'-phosphate decarboxylase / HUMPS family protein, translating to MSTSIRQLTRETLTRPLVQISLDLTNNAEALRTAAIAVEAGADWIEVGTPLVLAEGLHAVRALRKEFPDHPLIVDLKTMDGGYLEAEMMGDAGADAVIVMGRAHDATVDAVVAAGDRFGMLVMGDDLGAPDRVAECARLESLGVGMVIHHIGYDHRNAHPDWGLTPLTDLEAIVAATTVPVQAVGGLTIDQAVGCPEIGAPVVVFGAPLAIDGKSFSAADGDLLGVLTEACDRVHRAPIRYPAR from the coding sequence GTGTCGACGTCCATCCGCCAGCTCACCCGCGAGACCCTCACCAGGCCACTCGTGCAGATCTCGCTCGACCTGACCAACAATGCCGAGGCCCTCCGCACCGCGGCCATCGCCGTCGAGGCCGGGGCCGACTGGATCGAGGTCGGCACCCCGCTCGTGCTGGCCGAGGGCCTGCACGCCGTGCGCGCGCTGCGCAAGGAGTTCCCCGACCATCCGCTCATCGTGGACCTGAAGACCATGGACGGCGGCTACCTCGAGGCCGAGATGATGGGCGATGCCGGCGCGGACGCCGTGATCGTCATGGGCCGCGCCCACGATGCGACCGTCGACGCCGTGGTCGCCGCGGGCGACCGGTTCGGCATGCTGGTCATGGGCGATGACCTCGGCGCACCCGATCGGGTCGCGGAGTGCGCACGCCTGGAGTCGCTCGGGGTCGGCATGGTCATCCACCACATCGGCTACGACCACCGGAACGCCCACCCCGACTGGGGTCTCACTCCGCTGACGGATCTCGAGGCGATCGTCGCCGCGACCACGGTCCCGGTGCAGGCCGTCGGCGGACTCACCATCGATCAGGCGGTGGGATGCCCCGAGATCGGCGCGCCGGTCGTCGTGTTCGGCGCGCCGCTGGCGATCGACGGCAAGTCGTTCTCGGCCGCCGACGGCGATCTGCTCGGCGTGCTCACCGAGGCGTGCGACCGGGTGCACCGCGCGCCCATCCGCTACCCCGCGCGCTGA
- a CDS encoding Ldh family oxidoreductase, whose product MIIDGGRLQGWAAELLETWGYDPDDAAYLAETLVDANLRGVDSHGVIRLPAYRARIDAGLVVPGAHPVVERSGAVVRIDAAGAPGQLAARVAVDEIDRLSSEHGIATAAVRGSTHFGTAGFYARALARRGKVALVVSNSEPIVVPFGGREALLGTNPFAFAAPTSGDPVSLDMATSTSAMGKVLLAQAKGTPIPGDWGVDAQGVPTTDPDAVTALLPAGGPKGYGLGFLIEVLGGVLTGAAVAGDIGNMYSDFSKPQDVGHWMMALDVSRFIPLDDFVTRMDGLIDAAHATAPAPGFDQVLIPGEPEESTRRSRVESGIDLPEATAEELIALGKASAIAFPGDGSTIGGRA is encoded by the coding sequence ATGATCATCGACGGAGGCCGCCTGCAAGGCTGGGCGGCCGAACTGCTCGAGACCTGGGGTTACGACCCCGACGACGCGGCCTACCTCGCCGAGACCCTCGTCGATGCGAACCTGCGCGGCGTGGACTCGCACGGGGTCATCCGGCTGCCCGCGTATCGCGCCCGCATCGACGCAGGCCTGGTCGTCCCGGGCGCACACCCGGTCGTCGAGCGCTCCGGCGCCGTCGTGCGCATCGACGCGGCCGGCGCCCCCGGGCAGCTCGCAGCCCGGGTCGCCGTCGACGAGATTGACCGATTGAGCTCCGAGCACGGCATCGCGACCGCGGCCGTCCGCGGCAGCACGCACTTCGGCACCGCGGGGTTCTATGCGCGCGCTCTCGCCCGCCGCGGCAAGGTCGCACTCGTCGTGTCGAACTCCGAACCGATCGTCGTGCCGTTCGGCGGACGTGAGGCGCTGCTCGGCACCAACCCGTTCGCGTTCGCGGCCCCGACCAGCGGCGATCCGGTCAGCCTCGACATGGCGACGAGCACCAGCGCGATGGGCAAGGTGCTGCTCGCCCAGGCCAAGGGCACGCCGATCCCCGGGGACTGGGGCGTCGACGCGCAGGGCGTGCCGACCACCGACCCGGACGCGGTGACCGCCCTCCTCCCCGCAGGCGGACCGAAGGGGTACGGACTCGGCTTCCTCATCGAGGTGCTGGGCGGCGTCCTGACCGGCGCCGCAGTCGCCGGCGACATCGGGAACATGTACAGCGACTTCAGCAAGCCCCAGGACGTCGGGCACTGGATGATGGCCCTCGACGTGTCGCGGTTCATCCCGCTCGACGACTTCGTGACCCGCATGGACGGGCTCATCGACGCCGCGCACGCGACCGCCCCCGCACCGGGCTTCGATCAGGTCCTGATCCCCGGGGAACCCGAGGAGTCGACGCGGCGATCCCGCGTGGAATCCGGCATCGACCTTCCCGAGGCGACCGCCGAGGAACTCATCGCACTCGGAAAGGCGAGCGCGATCGCCTTCCCGGGCGACGGCTCCACGATCGGCGGCCGCGCATGA
- a CDS encoding sugar phosphate isomerase/epimerase family protein — MFPKGDLDALAVQRTMTVFEWIEKAKPLPAEGLELYSGMFWQTDDAFVDSVGEALSDAGFEMPMLCASPDFTHPDPEVRAAEFDREVEMIRITARLGGRGASTRVLSGQRHPEVSIEQGVEWVVDAYSRLIPIARELGTTLAMENHYKDGHWTYPEFAQKAEVFTAIVDAIDDRATFGVQYDPSNAIVAGDDSAEFLETVIDRVVTMQASDRSLAPGGSLDDLRQSDGTIGYSPLLQHGVIGRGMNDYPRIFRTLADAGYDGWISIEDGVNGMGEMAESVDYLREARDLYFGGSTAVRVQKHEEALAAAGLPSIAKPALTEHELREPAR; from the coding sequence GTGTTCCCCAAGGGGGACCTGGATGCACTGGCTGTGCAGCGCACGATGACGGTGTTCGAGTGGATCGAGAAGGCGAAGCCGCTGCCGGCCGAGGGTCTCGAACTGTACAGCGGCATGTTCTGGCAGACCGACGACGCGTTCGTCGACTCGGTCGGCGAGGCGCTGTCGGACGCCGGGTTCGAGATGCCGATGTTGTGCGCCTCGCCGGACTTCACCCACCCCGACCCCGAGGTCCGCGCGGCCGAGTTCGACCGGGAGGTCGAGATGATCCGCATCACGGCCCGCCTCGGCGGGCGCGGTGCGAGCACGCGCGTGCTCTCGGGTCAGCGTCATCCCGAGGTCTCCATCGAGCAGGGTGTCGAGTGGGTCGTCGACGCCTACTCGCGCCTCATCCCGATCGCACGCGAGCTCGGGACGACCCTCGCGATGGAGAACCACTACAAGGACGGGCACTGGACCTACCCGGAGTTCGCGCAGAAGGCCGAGGTCTTCACCGCCATCGTCGATGCGATCGACGACCGGGCGACCTTCGGTGTGCAGTACGACCCCTCGAACGCGATCGTCGCGGGCGACGACTCGGCCGAGTTCCTCGAGACGGTCATCGACCGCGTCGTGACCATGCAGGCCTCAGACCGGTCGCTCGCGCCCGGGGGCAGCCTCGACGACCTCCGTCAGAGCGATGGCACGATCGGCTACTCGCCGCTGCTGCAGCACGGCGTCATCGGGCGCGGCATGAACGACTACCCACGGATCTTCCGCACGCTCGCGGACGCCGGCTACGACGGCTGGATCAGCATCGAAGACGGCGTCAACGGCATGGGCGAGATGGCCGAGTCGGTCGACTACCTGCGCGAGGCGAGAGACCTCTACTTCGGCGGATCGACCGCGGTCCGTGTCCAGAAGCACGAGGAGGCCCTCGCCGCGGCGGGACTCCCGAGCATCGCGAAGCCCGCGCTGACCGAGCACGAGCTGAGGGAGCCCGCCCGATGA
- a CDS encoding zinc-binding dehydrogenase, with amino-acid sequence MKALVKYGLGDGDVEIRDVPEPQLQPGTVLVSARAVGVCGSDIHMWRNGQSWDVTLPVTLGHETAGVIAAVAADVTGWEVGDRVVCETAASICGVCALCRTGRYNLCPERQGYGAVRDGAFGELLLAEPRVLHRIPENVSFEQAAMTEPFAVAFNALVERASVTPGDLVVIQGAGAIGALSLLIARLRGAGTTVVLGTPVDEHRLATLRALGADYTVDITKEDPVALIRSLGDGNGADLVVDATGVSVALKQALELVRPFGSIAKVGWGPQPLNFSLDPLVAKAVTLYGSFSHTWTTWERVLALFASGALDTSTVLGGVYELAEWEQAFEHMESGRNIKSVMVMPG; translated from the coding sequence ATGAAGGCGCTCGTGAAGTACGGGCTGGGCGACGGCGACGTCGAGATCCGGGACGTCCCCGAGCCGCAGCTCCAGCCCGGCACGGTGCTCGTGAGTGCACGCGCCGTCGGCGTGTGCGGCTCCGACATCCACATGTGGCGGAACGGGCAGAGCTGGGACGTGACTTTGCCGGTCACGCTCGGACACGAGACCGCCGGCGTGATCGCGGCGGTCGCCGCCGACGTCACCGGCTGGGAGGTCGGCGATCGCGTCGTGTGCGAGACCGCGGCCTCGATCTGCGGCGTCTGCGCCCTGTGCCGCACCGGCCGGTACAACCTCTGCCCTGAGCGGCAGGGGTACGGTGCGGTCCGCGACGGCGCGTTCGGCGAGCTGCTGCTCGCCGAGCCCCGTGTGCTGCATCGCATCCCCGAGAACGTCTCGTTCGAGCAGGCGGCGATGACCGAGCCGTTCGCGGTCGCCTTCAACGCGCTGGTGGAGCGGGCCTCGGTCACGCCGGGGGATCTCGTGGTCATCCAGGGCGCCGGGGCGATCGGGGCGCTCTCGCTCCTCATCGCCCGGCTCCGCGGAGCCGGGACCACGGTCGTGCTGGGAACGCCGGTCGACGAGCACCGACTCGCCACGCTCCGCGCGCTCGGCGCCGACTACACGGTCGACATCACCAAGGAGGACCCGGTTGCGCTCATCCGGTCCCTCGGTGACGGCAACGGCGCCGACCTCGTGGTCGATGCGACGGGTGTGAGCGTCGCGCTGAAGCAGGCGCTCGAGCTCGTCCGTCCGTTCGGGTCCATCGCCAAGGTCGGCTGGGGTCCGCAACCGCTGAACTTCAGCCTGGACCCCCTCGTCGCGAAGGCGGTCACGCTCTACGGGTCGTTCTCGCACACGTGGACCACGTGGGAGCGTGTGCTCGCGCTGTTCGCGTCGGGGGCGCTGGACACCAGCACGGTGCTCGGCGGCGTCTACGAGCTGGCCGAGTGGGAGCAGGCGTTCGAGCACATGGAGTCCGGCCGCAACATCAAGTCCGTGATGGTGATGCCGGGCTGA
- a CDS encoding NAD(P)-dependent oxidoreductase, protein MKLLVPDHVAFETTIPGVVVVPFDPTVPIPDEHTDAQGLVGWGMPNELFADAASRLGRLEWLQLLSAGSDAALAAGFRPEVAIMSGRSLHDAPVAEHALALTLAAARRLHSLVRAQIGHRWAGEFGGIQPEPSPGLFSTLRNANVVIWGYGSIGSTLSPHLIALGADVTGVATRTRTAGDVQVVTPAQLPQILPSADVLIMILPSTPQTDGALDADLIAALPAHAWVVNVGRGSTIDESALIDALRDGRIGGAALDVTVQEPLPPSSPLWDLTNVILTPHSAGGRPLGAAELIEENLTAHLRGTPLRNLVTPRREA, encoded by the coding sequence ATGAAGCTGCTCGTCCCCGACCACGTGGCCTTCGAGACCACGATCCCGGGTGTCGTCGTCGTCCCGTTCGACCCCACCGTCCCGATCCCCGACGAGCACACCGACGCACAGGGCCTCGTGGGGTGGGGCATGCCGAACGAGCTCTTCGCCGACGCGGCGTCGCGCCTCGGCCGGCTCGAATGGCTCCAGCTGCTCTCGGCGGGCAGCGATGCCGCCCTCGCGGCCGGCTTCCGGCCCGAGGTCGCCATTATGAGCGGCCGGTCGTTGCACGACGCCCCGGTCGCCGAGCATGCGCTCGCGCTGACCCTTGCCGCGGCACGCCGCCTGCACTCACTCGTCCGGGCGCAGATCGGCCACCGCTGGGCCGGCGAGTTCGGCGGGATCCAGCCCGAGCCCAGCCCCGGGCTGTTCTCCACGCTCCGCAACGCCAACGTCGTCATCTGGGGATACGGCAGCATCGGCTCGACGCTCTCACCGCACCTCATCGCGCTCGGCGCCGACGTCACGGGCGTGGCGACCCGTACGCGCACCGCGGGCGACGTCCAGGTGGTGACCCCGGCCCAGCTGCCGCAGATCCTGCCCTCGGCCGACGTGCTGATCATGATCCTGCCGTCGACCCCGCAGACCGACGGCGCGCTCGACGCCGACCTGATCGCGGCGCTCCCGGCCCACGCGTGGGTCGTGAACGTGGGCCGCGGCAGCACCATCGACGAATCCGCGCTGATCGACGCGCTCCGCGACGGGCGGATCGGCGGCGCCGCGCTCGACGTGACCGTGCAGGAACCGCTTCCGCCGAGCTCCCCACTCTGGGACCTGACGAACGTCATCCTCACGCCGCACTCGGCGGGCGGTCGCCCGCTCGGCGCGGCCGAGCTCATCGAGGAGAACCTCACCGCCCACCTGCGCGGCACCCCGCTGCGCAACCTCGTCACCCCACGCAGAGAGGCCTGA
- a CDS encoding SDR family NAD(P)-dependent oxidoreductase, protein MEIDLRGKVAIVTGVGRGIGREIVSTLAREGVTTVSVDVSVADLEATGELLDGLGATHRELVCDIRDSARVAEVVAEVERDFGRIDILVNNAGVVGNGPIDTLDEATWDFVHDVNLKGTFLMCRAVLPVMKRQRSGRILNAASFAAISPIYASGAYASSKIAVAHFTRALAGEVGPWNITANAYAPGMVPTAMNHFDELPQAEQDRLLDTLTLRRWGAKTDIASLICFLSSELAGYITGTLIDISGGKLATQVPRLAYEAAAAAGEYEFAALE, encoded by the coding sequence ATGGAGATCGATCTGCGCGGGAAGGTCGCCATCGTCACGGGAGTCGGCCGGGGTATCGGCCGTGAGATCGTGAGCACGCTGGCTCGCGAGGGCGTGACCACGGTCTCGGTGGACGTGAGCGTGGCCGACCTCGAGGCGACCGGCGAACTGCTCGACGGCCTCGGCGCGACGCACCGCGAACTCGTCTGCGACATCCGGGACAGCGCACGCGTCGCCGAGGTGGTCGCCGAGGTCGAACGCGATTTCGGACGCATCGACATCCTCGTGAACAATGCCGGCGTCGTCGGCAACGGTCCGATCGACACACTCGACGAGGCGACCTGGGACTTCGTGCACGACGTGAACCTCAAGGGCACCTTCCTCATGTGCCGCGCGGTGCTGCCGGTCATGAAGCGGCAACGATCGGGCCGGATCCTGAACGCGGCATCCTTCGCCGCAATCTCGCCGATCTACGCGAGCGGCGCCTACGCATCGTCCAAGATCGCCGTGGCGCACTTCACCAGGGCGCTCGCCGGTGAGGTCGGCCCGTGGAACATCACGGCGAACGCCTACGCACCCGGCATGGTCCCGACCGCGATGAACCACTTCGACGAGCTCCCGCAGGCCGAGCAGGACCGGCTGCTCGACACCCTCACCCTGCGCCGGTGGGGCGCGAAAACGGACATCGCCAGCCTGATTTGCTTCCTGTCCTCCGAGCTTGCGGGGTACATCACCGGTACGCTCATCGATATCAGCGGAGGCAAGCTCGCCACGCAAGTCCCCCGACTCGCCTACGAGGCCGCCGCAGCCGCCGGCGAATACGAGTTCGCGGCACTCGAATGA